A region of Shewanella psychromarinicola DNA encodes the following proteins:
- a CDS encoding Na+/H+ antiporter NhaC family protein, producing the protein MTKAISSAPSAVNSPASFVALLPLFLFLGLFIGAGLYFQSQGVDYAFYQLPSVIAILPAIVLAILLSKQQINSAIETFIEGIGHSNIIAMCLIYLLAGAFAAVAKATGGVDATVALGLSFIPSNLLLPGFFVIAAFIATSMGTSMGTIAAVAPVALGVADQAHIDYAIMAGAVMSGALFGDNLSIISDTTIAATRTQGCEMKDKFRENLVFAIPASILTLIAFSFVGQGQADIVAQDIEILKVLPYLTILVLAVVGLNVFVVLSLGIVLAGVTGVLSSHYTFIQFGNDIYTGFTNMQEIFILSMLVGGLAALMQQQGGLTFVSKQIERLIKRFSKANGEASSRAAELGMAAIVAATNTCVANNTVSIVVTGDIAKELAEKHGVSPKRAASILDIFACIIQGLIPHGAQALLIASVFTISPLVAVSNAWYCMILAVMAVIIVIFRKRV; encoded by the coding sequence TTGACTAAAGCTATTTCATCAGCCCCCTCGGCAGTAAACAGCCCGGCATCGTTTGTGGCATTATTGCCACTTTTTTTGTTTTTAGGATTGTTTATTGGTGCAGGCTTATATTTTCAAAGTCAGGGTGTTGATTATGCGTTCTACCAATTACCCAGTGTTATTGCTATTTTACCTGCCATTGTATTGGCAATATTGTTGTCAAAGCAGCAAATCAATAGTGCGATAGAAACCTTTATTGAAGGTATTGGCCACAGTAATATTATTGCTATGTGTTTAATTTATTTATTGGCTGGTGCATTTGCTGCTGTTGCAAAAGCAACTGGCGGCGTTGATGCGACGGTGGCACTCGGTTTATCGTTTATTCCATCCAATTTATTATTGCCTGGTTTTTTTGTTATAGCCGCTTTTATTGCAACATCGATGGGGACGTCGATGGGCACCATTGCTGCTGTTGCGCCGGTGGCGTTAGGGGTCGCTGATCAAGCACATATTGACTATGCCATAATGGCGGGTGCGGTAATGTCTGGTGCGTTATTTGGTGACAATTTATCGATTATTTCAGATACCACGATTGCGGCAACGCGAACTCAGGGCTGTGAAATGAAAGATAAATTTCGTGAGAACTTAGTGTTTGCTATCCCGGCGTCGATCCTCACCTTGATTGCTTTTTCATTTGTCGGTCAAGGGCAAGCAGATATTGTTGCTCAGGATATTGAAATCTTAAAAGTACTACCGTATTTAACCATTCTAGTGTTAGCGGTGGTCGGCTTAAACGTATTTGTGGTGCTGTCATTAGGGATAGTATTAGCCGGCGTGACAGGCGTGTTAAGTTCTCACTATACCTTTATCCAATTTGGTAATGACATTTACACCGGTTTTACCAATATGCAGGAGATTTTTATTCTGTCGATGTTAGTCGGTGGTTTAGCGGCACTAATGCAGCAGCAGGGTGGACTAACGTTTGTCAGCAAGCAGATTGAACGTCTAATCAAACGTTTTTCAAAAGCGAATGGCGAAGCATCAAGCCGTGCGGCAGAGTTAGGCATGGCCGCGATTGTTGCCGCTACCAATACATGTGTAGCTAACAATACTGTGTCGATTGTGGTGACGGGTGATATCGCCAAGGAGCTAGCCGAAAAGCATGGGGTTTCCCCCAAACGAGCGGCCAGTATTCTCGATATTTTTGCTTGTATTATTCAGGGATTAATTCCACATGGCGCCCAAGCACTATTAATTGCCTCTGTGTTTACCATTAGTCCATTAGTCGCAGTGTCTAATGCTTGGTATTGTATGATTTTGGCCGTCATGGCAGTGATCATTGTGATATTTCGTAAACGAGTCTAA
- the mdtD gene encoding multidrug transporter subunit MdtD has translation MPDSQLLDAETARGLPWVVAIAFFMQSLDGTILNTALPAMASDLNEDPLRMQGVIIAYMLTVALLIPASGWIADRFGTKKIFFGAILLFSVGSLLCALSYSLDMLIGARVIQGLGGALMLPVGRLVVLRTYPRSELVRIMGFITIPGLLGPLIGPTMGGWMVQYLTWHWIFLINLPVGVVGCYAVWRFIPDLRGKEKLRFDSLGFLLFGAAMLLITIAMEGLGELHMPHLRVMLLLFGGMACLIAYWLRAGRIEHPLFAPSLFRTRTFAIGLFGNLFARLGSGALPFLVPLLLQVALGYSPSQAGMSMLPLAAAAILAKYVARPIIERLGYRFVLTTNTLALGLMLMSMSLVSEQTPYWLLLGMLAILGAINSLQFTAMNVVTLIDLDDASASSGNSLLSVVGQLSLSLGVACAGALLGGFSTDVDSDGVGTVLRAFQLTFVTVGIMTMLAATIFSQLSKEDGRRVKHP, from the coding sequence ATGCCTGATAGCCAACTTCTCGATGCAGAGACTGCCCGTGGGTTACCTTGGGTCGTCGCGATTGCCTTTTTCATGCAGTCGCTTGATGGGACGATCCTCAATACAGCACTCCCGGCGATGGCCAGCGATTTAAATGAAGATCCACTGCGTATGCAAGGCGTGATTATCGCTTACATGCTCACCGTTGCCTTGTTGATCCCTGCTTCTGGCTGGATTGCTGATCGCTTTGGCACCAAAAAAATCTTCTTTGGTGCCATCTTATTGTTCAGTGTTGGATCATTGCTTTGTGCATTGTCCTATTCATTAGACATGCTCATTGGCGCTCGGGTTATTCAGGGGTTGGGCGGCGCGTTAATGTTGCCTGTGGGGCGACTGGTGGTGCTTCGGACATATCCGCGTTCGGAATTAGTACGGATCATGGGCTTTATCACCATTCCGGGTCTACTCGGTCCGTTGATCGGTCCAACGATGGGCGGTTGGATGGTGCAATACCTGACATGGCATTGGATCTTTTTGATCAATCTGCCCGTTGGCGTGGTGGGTTGTTATGCCGTGTGGCGGTTCATCCCTGATCTCCGTGGCAAGGAAAAGTTGCGTTTCGATAGTCTGGGTTTTTTGCTGTTTGGTGCGGCGATGTTGTTGATCACCATTGCCATGGAAGGGCTAGGCGAACTGCATATGCCACACCTACGGGTGATGTTACTGTTATTTGGTGGTATGGCGTGTTTGATAGCATATTGGTTACGGGCAGGGCGTATTGAGCATCCGCTGTTTGCGCCATCATTATTTCGGACGAGGACGTTTGCTATTGGCCTATTTGGTAATCTGTTTGCTCGCTTGGGCAGTGGCGCGTTGCCGTTTCTGGTGCCATTGCTGTTGCAAGTGGCGCTGGGTTATTCGCCATCTCAGGCTGGGATGAGTATGTTGCCATTAGCGGCTGCGGCGATACTGGCCAAGTATGTGGCACGACCGATTATCGAACGTTTAGGCTATCGCTTCGTACTGACTACTAATACGTTGGCGCTGGGGCTCATGCTAATGAGCATGAGCTTGGTAAGCGAACAGACTCCATACTGGTTATTGTTGGGAATGCTGGCTATTCTGGGCGCAATCAACTCGTTGCAGTTCACGGCGATGAATGTTGTAACTCTAATAGACCTCGATGATGCCAGTGCCAGCAGTGGCAACAGTTTGTTGTCGGTGGTAGGGCAATTATCATTAAGTCTGGGGGTTGCCTGTGCAGGGGCTTTACTTGGCGGTTTTAGCACTGATGTCGACAGTGATGGAGTGGGCACTGTGCTTAGAGCTTTCCAACTGACGTTCGTTACGGTTGGCATTATGACGATGTTAGCCGCAACGATCTTTTCGCAATTGTCTAAAGAAGATGGACGTCGAGTAAAGCATCCGTAG
- a CDS encoding 23S rRNA pseudouridine(2604) synthase RluF, whose amino-acid sequence MRLSHYLAVCGVASRRQAARLIDSGRVSLNHQLAKHTDRINPAEAVTVLVDGKPILPVQAKQYWLYHKPVGVDCRLLANDPHSLLHLLPESPRLYPAGRLDKNSRGLLLLTNDGQLTQALMHPDFYHPKTYVVQVDKPISAEFLLMMAQGVQYGQVQTRPCDIRRWSSEADEDRFEIVLTQGLNRQIRRMCQALSYKVIDLMRTQLLDVCLAELAEKTMRPLTAAELLSLKCAVS is encoded by the coding sequence ATGCGATTAAGTCATTATTTAGCTGTGTGTGGCGTGGCATCAAGACGGCAAGCTGCGCGACTTATCGATAGTGGTCGAGTGAGTCTTAATCATCAATTAGCCAAGCATACTGATCGCATTAACCCCGCAGAAGCGGTGACGGTTTTGGTGGATGGTAAACCCATTTTGCCCGTGCAAGCTAAACAGTATTGGCTGTACCATAAGCCTGTTGGCGTTGATTGCCGTTTATTAGCTAATGATCCCCATAGTCTGCTCCATTTATTACCCGAGTCACCCAGGCTGTATCCTGCAGGGCGTTTAGATAAAAATTCTCGCGGATTATTACTGCTCACTAATGATGGCCAATTGACTCAAGCGTTAATGCATCCCGATTTTTATCATCCAAAGACTTATGTCGTCCAAGTGGATAAGCCTATTAGCGCAGAATTTTTATTGATGATGGCGCAAGGCGTGCAATATGGGCAAGTGCAAACTCGACCGTGTGACATTCGGCGATGGAGCTCTGAGGCGGATGAAGACAGATTTGAGATCGTATTAACCCAAGGATTAAATCGGCAAATTAGGCGTATGTGTCAGGCGTTGAGCTATAAAGTGATTGATTTAATGCGTACCCAGTTGCTGGATGTGTGTCTTGCTGAATTAGCAGAAAAAACAATGCGGCCATTAACGGCCGCAGAGTTATTGAGTCTTAAATGCGCAGTAAGCTGA
- a CDS encoding TMEM165/GDT1 family protein, with amino-acid sequence MEALFASTLTVAIAEIGDKTQLLALLLAVRFSNKSAIISGILLATILNHFLAAWLGQWAITWIDPQWATYLVAGSFFAIALWVLIPDKIDDDDNRFYQLGAFTATFILFFIAEIGDKTQIATVVLAAKYQSLTWVVIGTTLGMLIANVPVVLAGHFSANKLPMKLIHRGCAVLFALLGVATLMW; translated from the coding sequence TTGGAAGCTTTATTCGCCTCAACTCTTACTGTTGCCATCGCTGAAATAGGCGACAAGACTCAATTATTAGCCTTGCTGCTCGCGGTGAGATTTAGCAATAAAAGCGCTATTATCTCAGGTATTTTACTCGCCACAATATTGAATCATTTCCTTGCTGCATGGCTTGGCCAGTGGGCAATTACTTGGATTGATCCACAATGGGCGACTTATCTGGTGGCCGGTTCATTTTTTGCTATTGCGTTATGGGTGCTTATACCCGATAAAATCGATGATGATGATAACCGTTTCTATCAACTCGGTGCTTTTACTGCGACGTTTATTTTGTTTTTTATTGCTGAAATAGGGGATAAAACTCAAATTGCCACTGTAGTCTTGGCGGCAAAATATCAATCACTCACCTGGGTTGTGATCGGCACGACATTGGGAATGTTGATTGCCAATGTCCCTGTTGTACTCGCTGGACATTTTAGTGCTAATAAATTACCCATGAAGCTTATTCATCGAGGTTGTGCTGTATTGTTTGCACTGCTTGGCGTGGCTACACTCATGTGGTAA
- the putA gene encoding bifunctional proline dehydrogenase/L-glutamate gamma-semialdehyde dehydrogenase PutA, translating into MESNTMFKASEVLEGRYDNATLDELFKAITDNYIVDEEQYLSELIKLVPSSDTDIEQVTRRAHELVSKVRQFEKKGLMVGVDAFLQQYSLETQEGIILMCLAEALLRIPDAETADALIEDKLSGAKWDVHLNKSGSLLVNASTWGLMLTGRIVKLDRNIDGTPSNLLKRLVNRVGEPVIRQAMLAAMKIMGKQFVLGRNVKEALKNSEAKRKLGYTHSYDMLGEAALTASDAQKYFIDYSNAIGDLGAQQFDESDAPRPTISIKLSALHPRYEVANEDRVLTELYDTVIKLIVQARELKIGISIDAEEMDRLELSLTLFKKLYQSDAAKGWGLLGIVVQAYSKRCLPVLCWVTRLAKDQGDEIPLRLVKGAYWDSELKWAQQAGDGGYPLFTRKASTDVSYLACARFLLSDATRGAIYPQFATHNAQTVASINAMAGDRLYEYQRLHGMGQELYDTILSESGAKAVRIYAPIGAHKDLLPYLVRRLLENGANTSFVHKLVDPHTPIESLVVHPLVTLQGYKTLANQKIVQPADIFGAERKNSKGLNMNIISESEPFFAALETYSATQWTAGPLVNGQTLTGDVQTVVSPFDTSLTVGTVAFADAKAIEQAVVGADAAFGRWARTPVETRANALQKLADLLEENREELIVLCTREAGKSIQDGIDEVREAVDFCRYYAVQAKKMMAKPELLPGPTGELNELFLQGRGIFVCISPWNFPLAIFIGQVSAALAAGNTVIAKPAEQTCLVGYRAVQLAHEAGIPKDVLQFLPGTGAVVGSALTADERIGGVCFTGSTGTAKLINRTLANRDGAIIPLIAETGGQNAMVVDSTSQPEQVVNDVVSSSFTSAGQRCSALRVLFLQEDIADRVIEVMKGAMEQLVIGDPSFVKTDVGPVIDATAKANLNAHIDHISQVGKLINKLELPAGTEKGHFVAPTAVEIDSIKMLEKEHFGPILHVIRYKAADLGKVIDEINSTGFGLTLGIHSRNEGHALNLADKVNVGNVYINRNQIGAVVGVQPFGGQGLSGTGPKAGGPHYLTRFVTEKTRTNNITALGGNATLLSLGDTDE; encoded by the coding sequence ATGGAATCGAATACTATGTTCAAAGCGAGTGAAGTACTGGAAGGCCGCTATGACAATGCCACTCTTGATGAGTTATTTAAAGCCATTACTGATAACTATATTGTCGATGAAGAGCAATACCTATCTGAATTAATCAAGTTAGTGCCTTCGTCTGATACAGACATTGAGCAAGTCACTCGTCGCGCTCACGAACTCGTTAGCAAAGTACGTCAGTTTGAGAAAAAAGGTTTAATGGTAGGGGTTGATGCCTTTTTACAACAATACAGTTTAGAAACACAAGAAGGGATTATCCTAATGTGTTTAGCTGAAGCTCTGTTGCGCATTCCTGATGCTGAAACTGCCGATGCGTTAATAGAAGATAAGCTGTCTGGGGCTAAGTGGGATGTACACCTTAACAAAAGTGGTTCACTACTGGTTAATGCCTCAACGTGGGGGTTAATGCTTACCGGAAGAATCGTTAAGTTAGATCGTAACATTGACGGTACACCGAGTAACTTGCTTAAGCGTCTCGTTAACCGCGTTGGCGAGCCTGTGATCCGTCAAGCGATGTTAGCTGCGATGAAGATTATGGGTAAGCAGTTTGTATTAGGGCGCAATGTCAAAGAAGCGCTCAAAAATAGCGAAGCTAAGCGTAAGTTAGGTTATACCCACAGTTATGACATGCTTGGTGAGGCAGCTTTAACGGCCAGTGATGCGCAAAAATACTTCATCGATTACAGTAACGCTATCGGTGATTTAGGTGCGCAGCAATTTGATGAGTCTGACGCTCCACGGCCAACAATTTCAATTAAACTGTCAGCATTGCATCCTCGTTATGAAGTCGCCAATGAAGATCGCGTATTAACCGAACTATACGACACTGTCATTAAGCTGATTGTTCAAGCCCGTGAGCTGAAGATTGGTATTTCAATTGATGCCGAAGAAATGGATCGTCTTGAACTATCGTTAACATTGTTCAAGAAATTGTATCAGTCAGATGCCGCCAAAGGATGGGGCTTACTGGGTATTGTGGTGCAGGCCTATTCGAAGCGCTGCTTACCTGTTTTATGCTGGGTGACTCGTCTTGCAAAAGATCAAGGTGATGAAATTCCATTACGTTTAGTAAAAGGTGCGTATTGGGATAGTGAGCTTAAATGGGCTCAGCAAGCGGGTGACGGGGGGTATCCTTTATTTACTCGTAAAGCGAGCACTGATGTGTCTTATTTGGCCTGTGCACGCTTCTTACTATCAGATGCCACTCGCGGTGCTATTTACCCGCAATTTGCTACTCATAACGCGCAAACGGTAGCCAGTATTAATGCCATGGCCGGCGATCGCCTTTATGAGTACCAACGCTTACATGGTATGGGGCAAGAATTGTACGACACCATTTTATCTGAAAGTGGTGCTAAAGCCGTGCGTATTTATGCGCCAATCGGTGCCCATAAAGACTTGCTGCCTTACTTGGTCCGTCGCTTACTTGAAAACGGTGCGAATACCTCATTTGTGCACAAGTTAGTAGACCCACATACCCCTATTGAAAGCTTAGTGGTTCACCCATTAGTGACCTTACAAGGTTATAAAACCTTAGCTAATCAAAAAATTGTGCAGCCAGCAGATATTTTTGGTGCAGAACGTAAAAACTCTAAAGGACTAAACATGAACATTATTTCTGAATCAGAGCCATTTTTTGCTGCATTAGAAACGTACAGTGCCACTCAGTGGACTGCGGGTCCGTTGGTTAACGGTCAGACCTTAACGGGTGATGTACAAACGGTAGTGAGTCCTTTTGATACTTCATTAACGGTAGGCACTGTGGCGTTTGCTGATGCTAAAGCAATAGAGCAAGCGGTCGTGGGTGCTGATGCCGCTTTTGGCCGTTGGGCGCGGACTCCGGTTGAGACGCGTGCCAATGCACTGCAAAAACTAGCCGATTTACTGGAAGAAAACCGAGAAGAGCTGATTGTGTTGTGTACCCGTGAAGCGGGTAAGAGCATTCAAGACGGTATCGATGAAGTACGTGAAGCGGTCGATTTCTGTCGTTACTACGCCGTGCAAGCGAAGAAAATGATGGCTAAGCCTGAATTACTTCCTGGCCCAACAGGTGAGCTTAATGAGTTGTTTTTACAAGGTCGCGGAATTTTTGTTTGTATTAGTCCATGGAACTTCCCGTTAGCGATTTTCATCGGCCAAGTATCAGCGGCGTTAGCCGCGGGTAATACCGTGATTGCCAAGCCAGCTGAACAAACCTGCTTAGTGGGTTATCGTGCCGTGCAGCTTGCTCATGAAGCGGGGATCCCTAAAGATGTATTGCAGTTCTTACCCGGTACGGGGGCTGTTGTCGGTTCTGCCTTAACGGCTGATGAGCGTATTGGCGGTGTGTGTTTTACCGGGTCTACAGGTACAGCAAAGCTTATCAACCGTACCTTAGCCAACCGTGATGGCGCCATTATTCCATTAATCGCTGAAACCGGTGGTCAAAATGCCATGGTGGTTGACTCAACGTCACAGCCTGAACAAGTGGTAAATGATGTAGTTTCTTCATCATTTACCAGTGCTGGTCAACGTTGTTCAGCACTGCGAGTGTTGTTTTTACAAGAAGATATTGCCGATAGGGTGATTGAAGTGATGAAAGGTGCAATGGAGCAATTGGTCATTGGCGATCCTAGCTTCGTTAAGACGGACGTGGGCCCAGTGATAGATGCAACGGCTAAAGCAAACTTGAATGCCCATATTGACCATATTAGCCAAGTAGGTAAGTTAATTAATAAACTTGAGTTACCAGCGGGTACTGAGAAGGGTCACTTTGTTGCCCCAACCGCGGTTGAAATCGATTCGATAAAGATGCTAGAAAAAGAGCATTTTGGGCCTATTTTGCATGTAATCCGTTATAAGGCTGCTGATTTAGGCAAAGTGATTGACGAAATCAATAGCACTGGGTTTGGGTTAACATTAGGGATCCACAGCCGTAATGAAGGCCATGCGCTTAATCTAGCCGATAAAGTGAATGTCGGTAACGTGTACATTAATCGTAACCAAATTGGTGCCGTAGTGGGTGTGCAGCCATTTGGTGGTCAAGGGTTATCAGGTACAGGTCCTAAAGCCGGTGGTCCACATTACTTAACCCGTTTTGTGACTGAAAAAACGCGTACCAACAACATTACCGCTCTTGGTGGTAATGCGACATTGCTATCGTTAGGCGACACTGACGAGTAA
- a CDS encoding S46 family peptidase encodes MKKWLLTVAIAASFGAMADEGMWQPHQLPAMADELKEKGLEISAESISKLTEFPMNAVISLGGCTASFVSPKGLVVTNHHCAYGSIQYNSTSDKNLLKDGFLAKTYAEELPATPGSRIFVTETVTNVTDNVKANQMDKVGNDFYQGIEQQEKALVAECEKEDGYRCQVYSFHGGLEYYLVKQLEIRDVRLAYNPAASVGKYGGDIDNWMWPRHTGDFSFYRAYVSKDGKPADFSKDNVPYEPKSFLKVSAKGVSDGDFVMVAGYPGSTNRYRTADEVNNQFEWAYPEGKVLQERMIEIIKETAPEGSDERIKYESLIAGLANYAKNFTSMIEYYGKSTMLADREKIESDLANWIGKDKKRQQQYGETLSSLEKLVAKSQQNQQRDTLLGYIGYTTMVTTARDLYRLANEKTLADMQREPGYQERDMTNFTSSMERIDRRYAASVDKSLLADLLTRYAALPAEQHLASLDKAFGISKKFDAKALANTLDKMYANTKLNNKETRLAWMNKSVADFKASNDPFIQFAVQTYAADMALEKQQKQLEGDLMKVRPQYMDAIIAYNREQGKPVYADANSSLRVTIGNVKGYSPQDGLVAIPFTRLEGILAKDTGVDPFDAPAKQIELIKQKQYGDYYVKAIDSVPVNFLSTLDTTGGNSGSPTLNGRAELVGLLFDGVYESIIGDWGYDAQSNRSIQVDSRYMLWVMQYLDHADNLLAEMDIVK; translated from the coding sequence ATGAAAAAATGGTTATTAACTGTTGCAATAGCAGCCAGCTTTGGCGCTATGGCAGATGAAGGTATGTGGCAACCACATCAACTACCTGCGATGGCCGATGAACTCAAGGAAAAAGGCTTAGAGATCAGCGCTGAATCAATCTCTAAATTAACTGAATTTCCAATGAATGCCGTGATCAGCCTTGGTGGTTGTACCGCTTCATTTGTATCGCCAAAAGGCTTAGTCGTCACCAATCACCACTGTGCCTATGGTTCAATTCAGTACAACTCAACATCCGATAAAAACCTGCTTAAAGACGGGTTTTTAGCCAAAACTTACGCAGAAGAACTACCTGCTACACCGGGTTCGCGTATTTTTGTGACTGAAACGGTCACTAATGTTACCGATAACGTTAAAGCAAACCAAATGGATAAGGTGGGTAATGATTTTTACCAAGGCATAGAACAGCAAGAAAAAGCCTTAGTGGCAGAGTGTGAAAAAGAAGACGGTTACCGCTGCCAAGTGTATAGCTTCCATGGTGGCTTAGAATATTATCTGGTTAAGCAGTTAGAAATTCGTGACGTGCGTTTAGCTTACAATCCAGCGGCTAGCGTAGGTAAATACGGCGGCGATATCGACAACTGGATGTGGCCACGCCATACTGGTGACTTCTCGTTTTATCGGGCTTATGTATCTAAAGACGGCAAACCCGCCGATTTCAGCAAAGATAATGTTCCATATGAGCCAAAAAGCTTCTTAAAAGTATCAGCTAAGGGCGTTAGCGATGGCGACTTTGTGATGGTTGCCGGTTACCCAGGCAGTACTAACCGCTACCGCACTGCCGATGAAGTTAACAATCAGTTTGAGTGGGCTTATCCTGAAGGGAAAGTCCTGCAAGAGCGCATGATTGAGATCATCAAAGAAACCGCGCCAGAAGGCAGCGACGAGCGGATTAAATACGAAAGCTTGATTGCTGGTTTAGCCAATTATGCCAAAAATTTTACCTCGATGATTGAGTATTATGGTAAATCAACCATGCTCGCTGATCGTGAGAAAATAGAGAGCGATTTAGCAAACTGGATCGGCAAAGATAAAAAGCGCCAACAGCAATATGGCGAAACACTATCAAGCTTAGAAAAACTGGTTGCTAAGAGTCAGCAAAATCAGCAAAGAGACACTTTATTAGGTTATATCGGTTACACCACCATGGTCACCACCGCACGTGATTTGTATCGCTTAGCTAATGAGAAAACCTTAGCTGATATGCAACGTGAGCCCGGATACCAAGAACGTGACATGACCAACTTTACCTCAAGCATGGAACGTATTGATCGCCGTTATGCCGCCAGTGTCGATAAATCCCTGCTAGCCGATTTACTGACGCGCTATGCCGCATTACCTGCAGAGCAGCATTTAGCCTCTTTAGATAAAGCCTTTGGTATTAGCAAAAAATTTGATGCTAAAGCGTTAGCGAACACATTGGATAAAATGTACGCCAACACCAAGCTAAACAACAAAGAAACTCGCTTAGCATGGATGAACAAATCGGTTGCCGACTTTAAAGCCTCTAACGACCCGTTCATTCAATTTGCGGTTCAAACCTACGCTGCCGACATGGCGCTAGAAAAACAGCAAAAACAATTAGAAGGTGACTTAATGAAAGTACGTCCACAATATATGGACGCGATCATTGCCTATAACCGCGAGCAAGGTAAACCGGTTTATGCCGATGCAAACTCAAGCCTGCGGGTGACAATAGGTAACGTTAAAGGTTACTCACCACAAGATGGCCTAGTGGCAATCCCTTTTACCCGTTTAGAAGGCATTTTAGCCAAAGATACTGGAGTTGACCCATTTGATGCACCAGCAAAACAGATTGAGCTGATTAAGCAAAAGCAATACGGCGATTATTATGTCAAAGCCATTGACTCAGTCCCGGTTAATTTTTTATCGACCCTTGATACAACCGGCGGTAACTCAGGATCACCCACCTTAAACGGCCGCGCTGAATTAGTCGGTTTGCTGTTTGACGGTGTGTACGAAAGTATCATTGGTGACTGGGGATACGACGCTCAAAGCAATCGTTCCATCCAAGTTGATAGCCGTTATATGCTCTGGGTAATGCAGTACTTAGATCATGCTGACAATTTATTAGCTGAAATGGACATTGTTAAATAA
- a CDS encoding aromatic amino acid transport family protein: MNFKTLGSISIVAGTAIGGGMLALPLATAALGMIPALILLVVIWGLSAYTSLLMLEINLHSGVGDNVHAITGKTLGKVGQLIQGGSFLSLLFALTMVYLMGGSSLLETRLQPIGINMSNQVAIILFTVIFGGLIAIGVKWIDKVSRILFTSMVVLLVIVVAFLLPDVNLISALNNYSTDVASGTALQQLWLAAIPVVFTSFGFHVCIATIVRYLEGDAVSLRKVLLIGSSIPLVCYILWLLVTLGSLGGETVHSFGGSLPKLVAALQSLAQSRIIIQAIDLFANLALITSFLGVTMSLFDYVAELTRAKDDASGRAKTWLITFIPPLLCALYYPDGFLSVLGFAAIPLVVIIIYLPIAMALKQRSQPLGGYQVSGGSLGLIIAGLLGTLIVVAQLMVALA, encoded by the coding sequence GTGAATTTTAAAACGTTAGGCTCTATTTCAATTGTAGCTGGAACGGCCATTGGGGGAGGCATGTTAGCGCTACCATTAGCAACGGCAGCCTTGGGTATGATCCCCGCATTAATCTTATTAGTGGTTATTTGGGGGTTATCAGCTTACACCTCGTTATTGATGTTAGAAATTAATCTTCACTCTGGTGTCGGCGATAACGTCCATGCCATTACCGGTAAAACACTGGGAAAAGTTGGCCAGCTCATTCAAGGTGGCTCATTCCTGAGCTTATTATTTGCGTTAACCATGGTGTATCTGATGGGAGGGTCATCGCTATTAGAAACCCGTTTACAACCCATCGGCATTAACATGAGCAACCAAGTAGCCATCATACTGTTTACGGTTATCTTTGGTGGATTAATTGCCATTGGCGTGAAGTGGATTGATAAAGTATCACGCATTTTATTTACTTCTATGGTGGTGTTACTCGTCATTGTGGTGGCATTTTTATTACCAGACGTTAATTTAATCAGTGCATTAAACAATTACTCAACCGATGTTGCTTCAGGCACAGCGCTACAACAATTATGGCTAGCAGCCATTCCTGTAGTGTTTACCTCATTTGGTTTCCATGTGTGTATTGCGACGATTGTGCGCTACTTAGAAGGTGATGCCGTTTCACTCAGAAAAGTGTTATTGATCGGCTCGAGCATTCCACTGGTTTGCTATATCCTGTGGTTGTTAGTGACCTTAGGGTCTTTAGGCGGCGAAACCGTCCATAGCTTTGGTGGTTCACTGCCTAAACTCGTTGCAGCTTTACAAAGCTTAGCTCAATCAAGAATTATAATCCAAGCCATTGATTTATTTGCTAACCTTGCATTAATCACTTCGTTCTTAGGCGTTACCATGAGCTTGTTTGACTATGTTGCCGAACTCACTCGAGCCAAGGATGATGCCTCAGGTCGCGCTAAAACATGGCTCATTACCTTTATACCACCGCTATTGTGTGCACTTTACTACCCAGATGGCTTTTTAAGCGTCCTTGGTTTTGCAGCTATTCCATTGGTGGTGATAATTATCTATTTACCCATTGCAATGGCATTAAAGCAACGTTCACAGCCATTGGGCGGCTACCAAGTCTCTGGTGGCAGTTTGGGACTTATCATCGCGGGCTTACTCGGTACCTTGATTGTTGTTGCCCAGTTGATGGTGGCATTAGCCTGA